Genomic window (Zingiber officinale cultivar Zhangliang chromosome 2B, Zo_v1.1, whole genome shotgun sequence):
CGACCGAACTCCAACTCAAGCGCGTCTGCAGCTGCAGcagcaagaagaggaagaggaggaaggaagGCGACCGCAAGGAGGAAGCTCTCGTACTCGGTCCGCCTCCTCTGCGTGATCCTTCTCCCTTGGAATTGGTGAGAAACACCTTGagttcttctcctctccttccttCCTCGGAACTGCTTTTGCTCTTCAGACATTCTCTATGTTCGCCTAGGTTTTCTTAGCTTATTGATGGTCGCTCAGATCAAAAAGGAACTTTCCCCCCTGGAATTTGGGCTAGACAAAAATCAACAAAATCTTTGTTTGCTAATAAAATTCTCGTCGCAGGTTTGAGAAGGTGGGGAGAGAGGTGTCTGGGATCATGGCCACCGGAACTGTTCCTTCATCAATGGCTGCCATGACTGGTCTGCGCACTGTGGACCGCAGCCTTGGCTTCGTGAAGAGCGTAGACTTCACAAGGATTGCTTATGCTCCTGAACAACAAAGAATGAAGCCTCGGAAAAGAATCGCTTCTGTGGTTAGAAATTCTTCAAAATCTGGCTCTGACATTGTAGAACTGGAGCCTGCCTCAGAAGGAAGTCCTCTTCTAGGTACAAATTTGTCCCTCTAATACATGTATAAAAGACTTATGTTGGTCCGGTAGCGTCTGCCACCATCCCAACACAATCGATACATGGAGCATCAAATTTTCATTTCATGTTAATGTAGCCTAGGATTTGGCCCCCTTTTTGTTTTCGTGGTGGGTTTAATCTTTATTCTGTTGGTGGAATAGCTGATTTTTTATCTACAAAATGAACTAATATTTACCCATTATCAATCTGAGATATGTAAATATGGTACTTAAATGCTAGATGGAAGTATAAAATGCAATTACACCACTAGTGAAAGACTTAATTTGTGTTTGTTTTTTCATCTCTCTAGTTCCCCGGCGAAAGTATTGTGAATCTGTACACAAGACTGTCAGGAGAAAGACTCGAACTGTGATGGTTGGGAACGTAGCCCTTGGTAGTGAGCATCCCATACGAGTTCAGACTATGACCACTTCAGACACCAAAGATGTTGACAAGACTGTTGAGGAGGTTCGCATACATAATTTTGTGTTCTTGAACAATAATTTAGCAATTTTACAGTTTACTGATCATTTCTTTTCTATGCATTAATTATGAATCTGCAGTATTAAATTTTCAAGGATAGGCTTATCTGTAGATTGTTCAAACTAACAATTGATTGAGTGATGATAGTTTTTAGATTCTTTTATCTCTTGACTTTCAATTAAACCTAAGCAATCATGAAGCATTCTTATGCGCTTTGGCTTTTAAATGGCCTAAAAGGAGGTAGTTGAAGTCTAAAAAATTAGTACCTCCCTATGCAAATGTGAAACAGTATCAATGTGGTTAAGATCAAAGCGAAAATTGTCATAGTGGTCCTTTTACTTTCTTTCTAAGTTCTCTTAAGGCTTTCTACTAGATGCTTTTCTCCGTATAGTGTTTTTGAAACTAATTATGTTCTCTTGCCAGGTTATGAGAATTGCAGATAGAGGAGCTGATTTGGTTCGAATTACAGTTCAAGGGAGAAAAGAGGCGGATTCTTGTTTTGAAATTAAGAACAAACTTGTCCAAAACAAGTAGGTCTTGTATTTTTAACTTTGCTGCATTGTGTGACAAATGTACAATGTTTAGAAAATCTTCTCATATTAGTATATTCATTTTGGTATATGATGAAACCCAGTTACAATATTCCTCTTGTGGCGGACATTCATTTCGCTCCTGCAATTGCGTTGAGAGTAGCTGAATGTTTCGATAAGATCCGAGTCAACCCTGGAAATTTTGGTCAGTCATTCTAcagctttttttttttactttgaagaATAAAATTACTGTTAATTTGAAACAATACTGAAACTCTTTCTTTGCAGCTGATAGGCGAGCCCAGTTTGAGCAGTTAGAGTATACTGATGATGAATATCAAAAAGAGATTGAGCATATTGAAAAGGttcaaaatattgccacttatagTCTATTTTGAATCCGATTCAAAGTCgaaacatgatttttttttctttaataacATTTTCTAGTTGAAATCCTTTTGATACTACTGAATCCTACTATACAGAGAAATTATTTCTTATATGTATCTGTAGGATCTTATCATAGTATTGGTGCTATTTTATAATTGACATATTCTTTATGCAATAGTTTCACTAGTCAGTTCATCATACATTCGTCTTACTGGTCAGGTCTTCACTCCATTGGTTGAGAAGTGTAAGCAATATGGACGAGCAATCCGAATTGGGACAAACCATGGAAGTCTTTCTGATCGTATTATGAGCTACTATGGAGATTCTCCAAGAGGAATGGTTAGCATTCTTGTTTGCGAGAGCTAAACATTAAATATTGTTCTCCAGAAAAATTTATGCTGAAAATATCTGTTTCTGCGATAGGTTGAATCTGCCTTTGAATTTGCAAGGATATGCCGGAAGCTAGATTTCCATAATTTTGTCTTCTCAATGAAAGCGAGTAACCCGGTTATCATGGTTCAAGCCTATCGGTTGCTTGTTGCGGAGATGTATGCTCAAGGTTGGGATTATCCTCTCCACTTAGGAGTTACTGAAGCTGGAGAGGGAGAAGATGGAAGGATGAAATCTGCAATCGGTATTGGCACGCTTCTTCAGGTCTGTACTTTTCGAGCACCTTTTTTCCAGAATGCACTTGTGTTTTGTCAAGAAGATTGTTATTTGATTGGTGAAACTGATATGCTCTAACATCTGTAACATTATTCAACAGGATGGTTTGGGTGACACAATCAGGGTGTCCCTGACAGAACCACCAGAGAAAGAAATTGATCCTTGTAAACGGTTGGCTAACCTCGGCATGCAAGCTTCAAATCTTCAGAAAGGAACTGTATGTCTTGTTTCGTCTACCATTTTCTACGAGTTTTTGTATGCCCACTTTTTTTTTTGCACTAAAAACCTAACTTGTACTTCTCAAAAAAACTTTAGGCACCTTTTGAGGAGAAACATAGAAGGTGTTTCGACTTCCAGCGTAGAACTGGTCAACTTCCAGTGCAGAAAGAGGttggttagttttttttttttggtgcattCCATAAACATCGATAGGAAGACTTCTAACCTTTGCCAACCCTTTTTATAGGGTGAAGAAGTGGACTACCGTGGTGTTCTTCATCGTGATGGTTCAGTTCTTATGCCAGTGTCCTTGGACATGCTTAAGGTAGACATTTTAATGTCATGCAAATTCAATTCTTAATTTGATTTATCTTCTTGATCTCTTAATACGTTAATCTTGAAATTCCAATTGTTTTATTGGCATCCATATCGCCCCTTCATCACATGTTGCTGTTTCTTTTGCCAGACTCCAGAACTTCTTTACAAGTCCCTTGCAGCAAAACTTGTGGTTGGAATGCCTTTCAAGGTTTGTAGTTCCGTATCACAAATGCTACGCTCGAAACCAGTATAACAGCAACTGCAAGTACCTTGACCTTTCGATATTTTCAGGACCTGGCAACTGTGGACTCTATTCTTCTACGAGAACTTCCTCCTTTAGAAGACGCTGAAGCTGTAAGCACACCTTATTATTCTCTTAAACATGAAAGCTAGAAGATTTaagttatatatttttcagaATTGAATCGCCAAAGACTTGTTTTCGATGAATGTAAATACGAAAAATGAATAAGATCAATGGGGACTGACTCATGTTTGTTATCTTTGCCCAGAGGTTGGCTCTCAAAAGGTTGATTGACATAAGCATGGGTGTTATAGTTCCACTATCTGAACAACTTGAGAAACCACTTCCTAATGCAATTGTCCTTGTTAATCTCGATGAACTTTCCACTGGTGCTAACAAGCTTTTGCCGAGAGGTGACATAGATTGTCATTCAACTCTCTTTTGATCCTTTGTTACAAATCTGTACTAATTCAATGATCGTGCTTGTTTTTAGGTGCTCGACTGGCTGTAACTGTTCGTGGGGACGAACCATATGAAGTACTAGACATCATCAAGAATGTCGATAATATCACAATGTTGCTACATGATGCCCCATTGAGTGAAGAAAAGCTCAGCCGAGTTCATGCTGCTAGGAGGTAAATGATCATAGCAACTATATTGTTATTACTCTCAAGCCGATTGGTACATCCTTCGGCACTTATatgaa
Coding sequences:
- the LOC122047260 gene encoding 4-hydroxy-3-methylbut-2-en-1-yl diphosphate synthase (ferredoxin), chloroplastic-like, translated to MATGTVPSSMAAMTGLRTVDRSLGFVKSVDFTRIAYAPEQQRMKPRKRIASVVRNSSKSGSDIVELEPASEGSPLLVPRRKYCESVHKTVRRKTRTVMVGNVALGSEHPIRVQTMTTSDTKDVDKTVEEVMRIADRGADLVRITVQGRKEADSCFEIKNKLVQNNYNIPLVADIHFAPAIALRVAECFDKIRVNPGNFADRRAQFEQLEYTDDEYQKEIEHIEKVFTPLVEKCKQYGRAIRIGTNHGSLSDRIMSYYGDSPRGMVESAFEFARICRKLDFHNFVFSMKASNPVIMVQAYRLLVAEMYAQGWDYPLHLGVTEAGEGEDGRMKSAIGIGTLLQDGLGDTIRVSLTEPPEKEIDPCKRLANLGMQASNLQKGTAPFEEKHRRCFDFQRRTGQLPVQKEGEEVDYRGVLHRDGSVLMPVSLDMLKTPELLYKSLAAKLVVGMPFKDLATVDSILLRELPPLEDAEARLALKRLIDISMGVIVPLSEQLEKPLPNAIVLVNLDELSTGANKLLPRGARLAVTVRGDEPYEVLDIIKNVDNITMLLHDAPLSEEKLSRVHAARRLFEYLEENSLNFPVIHHIQYPKGIHRDDLVITAGSNAGSLLVDGLGDGILLEAPEQDFEFLRNTSFNLLQGCRMRNTKTEYVSCPSCGRTLFDLQDISAEIRSKTSHLPGVSIAIMGCIVNGPGEMADADFGYVGGTPGKIDLYVGKNVLKRGIAMEEATDALIQLIKDHGRWVDPPAEE